From Cotesia glomerata isolate CgM1 linkage group LG2, MPM_Cglom_v2.3, whole genome shotgun sequence, a single genomic window includes:
- the LOC123259092 gene encoding IQ and ubiquitin-like domain-containing protein gives MVLVQEVNNEENKKLGKWKNIITGKEYLDAATQASTRHRSSFRNILTVNRVTQTPSFTSCKYTSAFYDKTIQTSILPDLSDKLLTPSSAARNRLTTELHRLRAKELFSTRKFSKLEEESAVKIQKFFRACRTRIEISSLARFAILTRTQPPVKDKLVRLNEDKRFEIVERRTPRTRSDFEMLHNMLDRWRVLESEQVDRMLFGNSLMAAKSVILLKEIELLRSIELSKSKVREELKERRNLEFLDKLAMLECWRTRDGKLIKVETQRVARARKCRSLYLALMQVDDTTGNGSAAGDSVRTSVGNSVAAGRIDTLENIKQLIYGHTCQPARELEYLVDQEIEFTRRNFDYSVMSHLKNRIKLAFLKFTTLYCQDESHYEYHNRDIMTFCHRCGKLLPITESSEDEPSVPTCSSCISMRPSKNPKILYEPYEQMLKDLRKSEAQMGLFDGLAFHIDPRVLHQLVNYIWHGKSGISEFDDLFQLRLLRFRREVEWSPWNSVLLTKREAAVHQAVANPWDLYETSLVQKFLLRNLQAKLYFNYLVK, from the exons ATGGTGCTCGTACAAGAAGTAAATAatgaagagaataaaaaattgggCAAATGGAAAAACATAATAACAGGAAAAGAATACTTGGATGCGGCTACTCAAGCGTCAACCCGCCACCGCAGTAGTTTCAGAAATATCCTGACCGTGAACCGCGTTACGCAGACTCCAAGTTTCACTTCTTGTAAATACACTTCTGCATTTTACGACAAAACTATTCAAACTTCTATTCTGCCGGATTTGAGTGACAAACTTTTGACGCCTTCTTCTGCTGCGCGTAATCGATTGACCACCGAACTTCATCGTCTTAGAGCCAAAGAATTATTTTCCACTCGTAAATTTTCCAA GTTGGAAGAGGAGAGTGcagtaaaaattcaaaaatttttccg AGCATGTCGAACACGAATAGAGATATCATCTCTCGCACGTTTCGCGATTCTGACTCGAACGCAGCCTCCTGTAAAAGATAAGTTAGTGAGATTGAACGAAGATAAGCGGTTTGAGATAGTCGAGCGGCGAACGCCACGTACTCGCTCTGATTTTGAGATGTTACATAACATGTTGGACCGATGGAGAGTACTGGAGAGCGAGCAGGTTGATCGTATGCTCTTCGGAAATTCCCTGATGGCTGCTAAGTCCGTGATCCTCCTGAAGGAGATAGAGCTGCTGCGTTCTATCGAGTTATCCAAGTCTAAAGTTCGTGAGGAGTTGAAAGAACGACGAAATCTTGAGTTCCTGGATAAATTGGCTATGCTCGAGTGCTGGAG GACTCGAGATGGAAAATTGATAAAAGTGGAAACCCAGAGAGTGGCACGGGCACGAAAGTGCAGATCCTTGTACTTAGCATTGATGCAAGTTGATGATACTACTGGAAATGGTTCTGCTGCTGGTGATAGTGTTAGAACCAGTGTTGGTAATAGTGTTGCTGCTGGAAGAATTGACACGCTCGAAAACATCAAGCAGCTCATTTACGGACATACGTGTCAACCTGCCAGAGAGCTAGAGTATCTCGTGGATCAAGAGATTGAATTCACCAGAAGGAATTTTGATTATTCTGTGATGAGTCACTTGAAAAATCGAATCAAATTGGCCTTTTTAAAGTTTACCACGCTCTATTGTCAAGATGAAAGCCATTATGAATATCACAACAGAGATATTATGACTTTTTGCCATCg TTGCGGTAAATTATTACCAATAACTGAGTCGAGTGAAGACGAACCAAGTGTCCCGACGTGTAGCAGTTGTATATCAATGCGCCCGAGCAAAAACCCAAAGATACTTTACGAGCCGTACGAGCAGATGCTAAAGGATTTGCGTAAATCCGAAGCTCAGATGGGCTTATTCGACGGCCTGGCTTTTCACATTGACCCTCGGGTGCTTCATCAGCTTGTCAATTACATCTGGCACGGGAAATCCGGGATCTCCGAATTCGATGATCTCTTTCAATTACGGCTGCTGCGTTTTCGCCGGGAGGTTGAATGGTCCCCGTGGAATTCGGTCCTTCTGACGAAGCGCGAAGCTGCGGTTCATCAGGCAGTGGCCAATCCTTGGGACCTCTACGAGACGAGTCTCGTCCAGAAATTTTTGCTGAGAAATCTTCAAGCTAAATtgtactttaattatttagtcaagtaa
- the LOC123260225 gene encoding gustatory receptor for sugar taste 43a-like — translation MRLRLKDINKVLKNFLRSHTKNITQKGTNDRWATSVRKNMGLDFLCNVRRIHLELGVLCRKTTTVYGTPLAFTTIGLFVHIISSLYCIYLRLINPNLEIYYKIRSVLITLTWIVPFGLSFFSVNYICKETVNEWKQTGIILDELDLESKNTEIQTEIRNFSAQVQRNTLKFSPCGFFDLDFYFVRDFTAAVATYLVIMLQTYPSDN, via the exons ATGAGATTGCGgcttaaagatataaataaagtactgaaaaattttctaagatCACACACCAAAAATATTACGCAAAAAGGAACAAATGATAGATGGGCAACTTCCGTTCGAAAAAATATGGGGTTAGATTTTCTTTGTAACGTCAG ACGCATACATTTGGAGTTGGGAGTACTGTGCCGTAAAACAACAACAGTTTACGGTACCCCACTTGCTTTTACGACAATTGGACTCTTTGTTCACATTATTAGTTCATTATACTGCATATATTTACGATTAATAAATccaaatttagaaatttattataaaattcgtTCCGTATTAATAACTTTGACTTGGATAGTGCCTTTCGGTTTAAGCTTCTTcagtgttaattatatatgtaaGGAGACCGTAAACGAG TGGAAGCAAACTGGAATAATACTTGATGAATTAGATCTTGAGTCCAAAAATACTGAGATCCAGACAGAAATACGCAACTTTTCGGCTCAAGTACAAAGAAACACTTTAAAGTTTTCACCATGTGGATTTTTCGACCTCGACTTTTACTTCGTTAGagat tttaCTGCAGCGGTGGCTACGTACTTAGTTATAATGCTCCAAACCTACCCAAGTGACAACTGA